One Thermosphaera aggregans DNA segment encodes these proteins:
- a CDS encoding ribonuclease Z, with protein sequence MNVRIYMLGTGAAIPINRGLPCIALKADSNIYLLDVGEGCQSRMFKTGLSPLKVKTVFITHLHGDHYLGLFGLLQTMHLSNRKEALNIVAPRDLFNLIEKYMELRLMNIDFQLNFVDVEEGREYSDEKITVIPYPVAHSIPAHGFLVRAGKHVISYTGDTGPSSSTIEYSRNADILIHEATFTSAMREEAHEQGHSTSGDAAMIASRAGVKLLVLTHISARYSDENELYVDASRFHENVVVARDYMSLIL encoded by the coding sequence TTGAACGTTAGGATTTACATGCTGGGAACAGGGGCTGCCATACCCATAAACAGGGGGTTGCCGTGCATAGCGTTGAAGGCTGACTCCAATATTTACCTCTTAGATGTTGGGGAAGGATGCCAGTCGAGAATGTTTAAAACCGGTTTAAGCCCGCTTAAAGTTAAAACAGTTTTCATCACACATCTCCACGGGGATCACTACCTAGGCTTGTTCGGCCTCCTCCAGACAATGCATCTCTCAAACAGGAAGGAAGCGTTAAACATTGTGGCACCGAGGGATCTCTTCAATCTAATAGAGAAGTACATGGAGCTCCGATTGATGAATATTGATTTCCAGTTAAACTTCGTGGATGTTGAGGAGGGAAGAGAGTACAGCGATGAGAAAATAACGGTCATACCCTACCCGGTAGCGCACTCCATCCCCGCTCACGGATTCCTTGTTAGAGCAGGCAAGCACGTGATAAGCTACACAGGGGATACCGGGCCCTCGTCGAGCACTATAGAATACTCTAGAAACGCTGACATCCTTATTCACGAAGCAACTTTCACGAGCGCGATGAGGGAGGAAGCCCATGAGCAGGGACACTCCACCTCGGGCGATGCCGCAATGATTGCTTCCAGGGCAGGGGTTAAACTGCTGGTTTTAACACACATCAGTGCCCGGTACTCGGATGAGAACGAGCTGTACGTTGATGCTTCAAGATTCCACGAGAACGTAGTAGTTGCTCGCGATTACATGTCGCTTATCCTTTAG
- a CDS encoding RNA-binding domain-containing protein produces MVKIEVEAEVRPTEDVEKVKKAVENVYSGDLVLVGEGYRLLKGVSMDLRSLEPLRKLIRTQQIEPAAKSYLLRRISDGELTILLHKQAAFASKISFIDDAKESPLGPIKIHIINDNLEEVVNYLTG; encoded by the coding sequence ATGGTTAAGATAGAGGTGGAGGCCGAGGTTCGACCCACCGAGGATGTTGAGAAAGTTAAGAAGGCAGTGGAGAACGTGTACTCAGGGGATCTTGTACTGGTAGGTGAGGGCTACAGGCTTCTCAAGGGTGTGTCAATGGATTTGCGCTCTCTTGAGCCTTTGAGAAAGCTTATCAGGACGCAGCAGATAGAGCCGGCTGCTAAATCGTATCTTCTCAGGAGAATCAGCGATGGAGAGCTAACTATTCTACTGCATAAGCAGGCTGCTTTTGCCTCTAAAATCTCGTTCATTGATGATGCTAAGGAGTCACCGCTCGGCCCGATTAAAATCCATATAATCAATGACAACCTAGAGGAAGTGGTTAACTACTTAACAGGCTAG
- a CDS encoding AAA family ATPase gives MKLILVVGMPGAGKTVVIDVARELGFKIYSMGDVVREEALKRFKEITPETMVKTSVLLRQEHGPRIIALRTIEKIDRSLDTVVIDGARSLEELDEFRKLGETVIVAVHASPRTRFQRLLERRRSGDPATYEEFLKRDMVELGFGVGNLIALADYMIVNESGLDELRRKALELFSKLVRSNG, from the coding sequence TTGAAACTAATCCTGGTCGTAGGCATGCCTGGTGCGGGCAAGACCGTGGTTATCGATGTCGCCAGGGAGCTCGGGTTTAAAATATACAGCATGGGCGACGTGGTTAGGGAGGAAGCATTGAAGCGTTTCAAAGAGATAACGCCGGAAACCATGGTTAAAACATCTGTATTGCTGAGGCAGGAGCATGGTCCAAGAATTATTGCTTTGAGAACCATTGAGAAGATTGATAGAAGCCTGGACACGGTAGTAATAGATGGAGCGAGAAGCCTGGAGGAGCTTGACGAGTTCAGGAAGCTGGGGGAGACCGTAATAGTCGCGGTTCACGCTTCACCTAGGACGAGGTTTCAGAGACTGCTTGAGAGACGTAGGAGCGGTGACCCAGCGACTTACGAGGAGTTTTTGAAAAGAGACATGGTTGAACTAGGATTTGGCGTGGGAAACCTGATCGCTCTGGCTGACTATATGATTGTTAACGAGTCCGGCCTTGACGAGCTAAGGAGGAAGGCTTTAGAACTATTCTCTAAGCTGGTGAGGAGTAATGGTTAA
- the thpR gene encoding RNA 2',3'-cyclic phosphodiesterase — MKEDLLRVFIAIEIENQEVLRGLIRIRDLIASSGADVKPVEDENIHLTLRFIGEVPGSVVEEVCNILASLKHSRFDMHVKGIGVFPTIHRPRVVWAGVTEGSSEVAMLHDMVEKELRRLRIPADREEFTPHITLLRVKSGRGVDKLVKLVDEFKDADFGVTPVERIVLKKSTLTPRGPIYTDICYKALD; from the coding sequence ATGAAGGAGGATTTACTTAGAGTTTTTATAGCAATAGAGATTGAGAACCAGGAAGTATTAAGGGGTTTAATCAGGATCAGGGACTTAATAGCTTCAAGCGGCGCGGACGTGAAGCCTGTTGAAGATGAAAACATCCATTTAACCCTCCGTTTCATCGGAGAGGTACCGGGGAGTGTTGTTGAAGAAGTATGCAACATCCTGGCAAGCCTTAAGCATTCGAGATTCGATATGCATGTTAAAGGAATAGGGGTCTTCCCAACCATTCACAGGCCTAGAGTAGTGTGGGCCGGGGTCACCGAGGGTTCCAGCGAGGTCGCTATGTTGCACGACATGGTTGAGAAGGAGCTACGCAGGCTGAGAATACCGGCAGATAGGGAGGAGTTCACTCCTCACATAACACTGCTGAGAGTTAAGAGCGGGAGGGGGGTGGATAAGCTTGTCAAGCTTGTAGATGAATTCAAGGACGCTGACTTCGGTGTAACCCCTGTTGAAAGAATAGTTTTAAAGAAGAGCACGCTCACTCCGAGAGGACCTATTTACACGGACATATGCTATAAAGCACTGGATT